One segment of Phragmites australis chromosome 13, lpPhrAust1.1, whole genome shotgun sequence DNA contains the following:
- the LOC133888368 gene encoding uncharacterized protein LOC133888368, whose protein sequence is MVIPPPERAARVTHFLKPYLLRMHFTNKYVSAQVIHTPTATVACSASSQEKLLRPNMESTRDVAAAAKIGKLLGERLLLKGIPAVSIHMKREQKYHGKVKAVIDSVREVGVKLL, encoded by the coding sequence ATGGTGATTCCTCCACCAGAACGGGCAGCTAGAGTCACCCATTTTCTCAAGCCCTACCTGTTGAGGATGCATTTCACAAACAAGTATGTATCCGCTCAGGTCATCCATACCCCAACAGCAACTGTTGCATGTTCCGCAAGCTCACAAGAGAAGCTGCTGAGACCAAACATGGAGTCGACCCGTGATGTCGCAGCGGCTGCGAAAATTGGGAAATTGCTCGGTGAACGCCTGCTGCTCAAGGGAATACCTGCAGTGTCCATCCACATGAAGAGAGAACAGAAGTACCATGGGAAAGTCAAGGCTGTTATAGATTCTGTCAGGGAAGTCGGAGTCAAGCTATTGTGA
- the LOC133888367 gene encoding protein pleiotropic regulatory locus 1-like isoform X2: protein MAAAAVDGLPVEPQSLKKLSLRSLKRSLDLFAPAHPLLFAPDAESKRIRTGCKVRAEYGAVKDLPAEQGRGQGKVPAAPSSTALTLPGTQDTKDAHREGTSNAIVPVPLMLPKAPESTIPGKNTTLSIPGPSDRFSTSALMERIPSRWPRPVWHAPWKNYRVISGHLGWVRSIAFDPGNEWFCTGSADRTIKIWDLASGTLKLTLTGHIEQIRGLAVSQRHTYLFSAGDDKQVKCWDLEQNKVIRSYHGHLSGVYCLALHPTIDILLTGGRDSVCRVWDIRTKAHVSALTGHDNTVCSVFARPTDPQVVTGSHDSTIKFWDLVAGRTMCTLTHHKKSVRAMALHPKEKTFASASADNIKKFSLPKGEFLHNMLSQQKTIINSMAVNEDGVMATGGDNGSMWFWDWKSGHNFQQEQTIVQPGSLESEACIYALSYDVSGSRLVTCEADKTIKMWKEDLTATPETHPINFKPPKDIRRY from the exons atggcggcggcggcagtggaTGGATTACCCGTCGAGCCGCAGTCGTTGAAGAAGCTCAGCTTGAGGTCGCTGAAGCGCTCGCTGGACCTCTTCGCCCCAGCCCACCCCCTCCTCTTCGCGCCCGACGCCGAGAG CAAGAGGATTCGCACCGGGTGCAAGGTGAGAGCAGAGTACGGGGCGGTGAAGGATCTGCCTGCTGAGCAGGGGCGCGGGCAGGGTAAGGTTCCTGCAGCGCCATCGTCGACGGCGCTGACATTGCCAG GCACACAAGACACAAAAGATGCTCACAGAGAAGGCACTAGTAATGCCATTGTCCCCGTGCCACTTATGCTACCAAAAGCACC TGAGTCTACAATTCCAGGCAAAAATACAACTTTGTCAATTCCTGGACCATCTGACAG ATTTTCTACATCTGCACTGATGGAAAGGATACCAAGTAGATGGCCACGACCTGTATGGCATGCTCCTTGGAAGAACTATCgg GTCATCAGTGGTCACTTGGGTTGGGTGCGCTCTATAGCCTTTGATCCAGGCAATGAGTGGTTCTGTACAGGTTCTGCTGATAGGACAATAAAG ATATGGGATCTTGCATCAGGAACATTGAAGCTTACACTGACTGGACATATTGAACAAATTCGCG GACTTGCTGTCAGCCAAAGGCATACTTATTTATTTTCTGCTGGTGATGACAAACAAGTAAAATGTTGGGATCTTGAACAAAACAAG GTTATTAGGTCTTACCATGGGCATCTGAGTGGTGTTTACTGCCTAGCTCTCCATCCAACTATTGATATCTTGCTGACGGGTGGTCGAGATTCAGTTTGCAGG GTGTGGGACATCCGGACGAAAGCGCACGTTTCTGCCTTAACAGGTCACGATAACACTGTCTGTTCAGTGTTTGCTCGGCCTACG GATCCTCAAGTTGTCACTGGCTCACATGATTCAACTATCAAATTCTGGGATCTTGTAGCTG GGAGGACTATGTGCACTCTTACACATCATAAGAAGTCTGTTCGGGCTATGGCACTGCATCCAAAAGA GAAAACATTTGCATCAGCATCAGCGGACAACATAAAGAAGTTTAGCTTGCCCAAAGGGGAATTCCTGCACAACATGCT GTCCCAGCAGAAAACTATTATAAATTCTATGGCTGTAAATGAGGATGGTGTCATGGCAACTGGAG GGGATAATGGAAGCATGTGGTTTTGGGACTGGAAGAGTGGCCATAACTTTCAACAAGAGCAGACTATAGTCCAGCCTG GATCATTGGAAAGTGAAGCATGTATATATGCCCTTTCTTACGATGTCAGTGGATCAAggcttgtgacttgtgaggcaGATAAAACTATAAAGATGTGGAAAGAGGATTTAACAGCAACGCCGGAAACCCATCCCATCAACTTCAAGCCACCGAAGGACATTAGGCGATACTGA
- the LOC133888367 gene encoding protein pleiotropic regulatory locus 1-like isoform X1: MAAAAVDGLPVEPQSLKKLSLRSLKRSLDLFAPAHPLLFAPDAESKRIRTGCKVRAEYGAVKDLPAEQGRGQGKVPAAPSSTALTLPANFPQRSFELMDPLTSYIYRDRNKLQTGTQDTKDAHREGTSNAIVPVPLMLPKAPESTIPGKNTTLSIPGPSDRFSTSALMERIPSRWPRPVWHAPWKNYRVISGHLGWVRSIAFDPGNEWFCTGSADRTIKIWDLASGTLKLTLTGHIEQIRGLAVSQRHTYLFSAGDDKQVKCWDLEQNKVIRSYHGHLSGVYCLALHPTIDILLTGGRDSVCRVWDIRTKAHVSALTGHDNTVCSVFARPTDPQVVTGSHDSTIKFWDLVAGRTMCTLTHHKKSVRAMALHPKEKTFASASADNIKKFSLPKGEFLHNMLSQQKTIINSMAVNEDGVMATGGDNGSMWFWDWKSGHNFQQEQTIVQPGSLESEACIYALSYDVSGSRLVTCEADKTIKMWKEDLTATPETHPINFKPPKDIRRY; encoded by the exons atggcggcggcggcagtggaTGGATTACCCGTCGAGCCGCAGTCGTTGAAGAAGCTCAGCTTGAGGTCGCTGAAGCGCTCGCTGGACCTCTTCGCCCCAGCCCACCCCCTCCTCTTCGCGCCCGACGCCGAGAG CAAGAGGATTCGCACCGGGTGCAAGGTGAGAGCAGAGTACGGGGCGGTGAAGGATCTGCCTGCTGAGCAGGGGCGCGGGCAGGGTAAGGTTCCTGCAGCGCCATCGTCGACGGCGCTGACATTGCCAG CTAATTTTCCCCAAAGATCTTTTGAACTCATGGATCCACTCACCTCCTATATATACCGGGACAGGAACAAACTGCAAACAG GCACACAAGACACAAAAGATGCTCACAGAGAAGGCACTAGTAATGCCATTGTCCCCGTGCCACTTATGCTACCAAAAGCACC TGAGTCTACAATTCCAGGCAAAAATACAACTTTGTCAATTCCTGGACCATCTGACAG ATTTTCTACATCTGCACTGATGGAAAGGATACCAAGTAGATGGCCACGACCTGTATGGCATGCTCCTTGGAAGAACTATCgg GTCATCAGTGGTCACTTGGGTTGGGTGCGCTCTATAGCCTTTGATCCAGGCAATGAGTGGTTCTGTACAGGTTCTGCTGATAGGACAATAAAG ATATGGGATCTTGCATCAGGAACATTGAAGCTTACACTGACTGGACATATTGAACAAATTCGCG GACTTGCTGTCAGCCAAAGGCATACTTATTTATTTTCTGCTGGTGATGACAAACAAGTAAAATGTTGGGATCTTGAACAAAACAAG GTTATTAGGTCTTACCATGGGCATCTGAGTGGTGTTTACTGCCTAGCTCTCCATCCAACTATTGATATCTTGCTGACGGGTGGTCGAGATTCAGTTTGCAGG GTGTGGGACATCCGGACGAAAGCGCACGTTTCTGCCTTAACAGGTCACGATAACACTGTCTGTTCAGTGTTTGCTCGGCCTACG GATCCTCAAGTTGTCACTGGCTCACATGATTCAACTATCAAATTCTGGGATCTTGTAGCTG GGAGGACTATGTGCACTCTTACACATCATAAGAAGTCTGTTCGGGCTATGGCACTGCATCCAAAAGA GAAAACATTTGCATCAGCATCAGCGGACAACATAAAGAAGTTTAGCTTGCCCAAAGGGGAATTCCTGCACAACATGCT GTCCCAGCAGAAAACTATTATAAATTCTATGGCTGTAAATGAGGATGGTGTCATGGCAACTGGAG GGGATAATGGAAGCATGTGGTTTTGGGACTGGAAGAGTGGCCATAACTTTCAACAAGAGCAGACTATAGTCCAGCCTG GATCATTGGAAAGTGAAGCATGTATATATGCCCTTTCTTACGATGTCAGTGGATCAAggcttgtgacttgtgaggcaGATAAAACTATAAAGATGTGGAAAGAGGATTTAACAGCAACGCCGGAAACCCATCCCATCAACTTCAAGCCACCGAAGGACATTAGGCGATACTGA